The Methanotorris formicicus Mc-S-70 DNA window AACGATTTAGTTAACAATTACGCCTCCTCCCCATGCATAAAGAAGGATTATTTAGATAGCGAGGTTTATGCAATAACTGAACTTGGTTTATTAAATTTTGGGACATTGAGGGATTTGAGAGAGTTTGTGAAAGTTAATTTATATTAATTAGATATTCTTCCCTGCTTTATTTTTCAAAAACTCCATAACCTTCTTATGCATCTCCATGATAAGTTTTTTCTTATCCTCCATAACAATAACATCAGATGATGCCATAGCGATTAAGTTAAATGCAAATGGGGATGGATAAGGAAGTTCTCTATAATATATCCTCATATTTTTAACTTTTTTCATAAAATCCTTTGCATTTTCAATATCCATGACATCCTCCAATATTTCTCTTAGTGTTTCCCTATAAAGTGGATGATTTGTTTCTCTACAGTATTTTATTAACATTTCAGCATTAAATTGTTGCCTATTGACGCTCATCTTCCTTCCCATATACTTCCTCAAAATCATAAATCCCCTTGTTGCAACATGCCTAAATCTCCTCTTTAATATCTCCGCTCTTTCTAAGGATTTTTTAAGCGTCTCCTCCAAATCTATATTAAAAAGTTCAACCATGTTATTTTTTGTTAATTTTCTATTTTTTGGGAGAATTAAGGCGAAGCCATAATCACTTATTGAAACCCTAACATTACATTTTTTTAGATTTGACACATGATAAGCAAATGCCCTTGATATGGCATCATTCGCCCTCCTACCAATTAAGAAGTGGAATACATAATACTTCCTCTTTTCATCCACAAAATGCTCAATTAAGATTTGCTTGTTGTTCGGGATTACTGCATATTTATCCTGCTCAATTATGTAGTTTTTTATTGCCTTTGCAGTTTTCTCATCCACCTGATATTTTCCCATTATATCCTCAACACTCAACCACAAAATTTCTCCCCTAAACTTCTGAATATCCAATGCCAAATCATAAGATAAAGGTAATTGCTCAGAAAACCATGCAGGAATTGTTGGTTTTTCGCCAAATGCTTCCTTTACATTTATTTTATTTCCTCTCCCTCCAATGTATTTGTATGTCTTTCCTCCCAAAACAAATATATCTCCTTTCATCAACTTCTCCGCAAATTCTTCCTCAACCTCTCCAATGTATTTTGAATTGCAATAAACTGCCACAGATGTCTCATCTGGAATAGTTCCTACATTCATGTAATATATAGCTCTTGTTGATTTACCTCTCTTTCCAAATTTCCCTTCTTTCAACCAAATTTTTCCATATACGGATTTTTCTTCCATCCCCTTAGCCAAATAGTTGAGGACATCCAAAAAATCTCCCTTGCTCAAATATTTGTATGGATATGCCTTCCTCACTAAGTTATATGCCTCATCAATCTCCCAAACCTTCTCCAAACTCATCCCAACAATATGCTGGCAGAGGACATCTAAGCAGTTTTTTGGGATATGGACTTTGTCTATTTTCCTATTCCTTGCATTGTGAGCTAAAACAGTACATTCAACCAAATCATCCCTATCAAATGCAACAATAATCCCCCTACTTTTTTCATGCAACCTATGCCCACTCCTCCCAATCCTCTGCAATGCCCTTGAAACACTCTTTGGTGAGCCGAGGAGAACAACCAAATCAATACTTCCAATATCAATCCCCAACTCCAATGATGTTGAACTAATAACGGCGTTAAGTTCCCCTTTTTTTAATTTTTCCTCAACTTCTAACCTATGTTCCCTACTTAATGATGAATGATGAGCCTCTATATTTTTAATGCCCAAATTCCTCAAATTATAAACAACCCTTTCTGTTGCACTCCTTGTATTTGTAAATATCAGTGTTGTTCTATGTTTTTCTATAAGTTCCTTTAATGTTTGATAGAGCTTTTTTGATATTTCATCACTTGGAGTGTAAATTAAATCATCTACTGGGGAAATGGCCTTTATTTCAGTATCTTTTAAATAATTCACATCAACTATTAAGCAATCCCTTTCATTTCCAACTAAAAACTTTGCCACCTCTTCTAATGGATGGACTGTTGCACTCAATCCAATCCTTACAAAATCCGCTATTCTATTCAACCTCTCTAATGATAAAGATAAATGCACCCCTCTTTTATTTGTTAATGCATGAATTTCATCGACAATAACATACTTTATGGATTTTAAATGCTCAGAGAATTTTGGGGAGTTTAAAGCAATGGATAAACTTTCTGGGGTTGTTATTAGAATGTGTGGGGGTTTTTTAACCATTTTTGACTTTTGATAACTTGTTGTATCACTTGTTCTAACCCCAACTCTAATTTCATCTAAATCAACACCTAACTCCTTTGCAACCTCATATATCTCTTTTAAAGGTTCTTTTAGGTTTTTTTCAATATCGTTATTCAATGCCCTCAGTGGGGAAATATATAGGGCATAAATTTTATCCTCCAACTTTTTGTTTATGGAAAGGGAGATTAATTCATTAATTGCTGCTAAAAAAGCCGATAGTGTCTTTCCACTCCCTGTTGGAGAGGATATTAGAACATTTTGTTTTTTATGAATTTCCATTACTGCATATCTTTGGGGTGGTGTAAAGGTTTTATACTTCCTTTTAAACCACTCTTTGACGGGCTTTTCTAAAATAGCATAGATTTCCTCATCGGAATATTCTTTTTTTAACCTCCTTATTGCCATGTTTTCACTTCAATTAATTGTAAATTTAAATTTAATGATATAAAGAAAAAAAATAAAAAATTGAAAATAGGGAATTTAGAGCAATTTGTTGAATGGGTGTGTGTCAATTGGGTTGATACCCAGGTCTTTTGCTGCCTCTGCTATAACAGCGTCTGTCATTGCTATTGCAGGGAATGTTAACTGTGCGTTGTCAATAGGGCCATATAAAACAAAGTCCCCTGAAGCCATTGTCTGAACTATGTTTGCCCCAATATCACAAACATGATGAACATCTTTTGACAGTTGGGTTAATCCCTCTTCTCTCAATTTCTTTCTGAATTCTCTCAACCAGTCCCATGCTGATGGGATGTTGTGGATACCACTTCCAACAGGCATTCCTAACTTTGCCTTAACTGCGAAGGATGCTCTTACTGCATTACCTGCACCGTTTCCTAATGGGGTAACTGCAACGTCAATTAATGGGTATTTAATTCCTGCTTTTTCAGCTAATTCCAACATACCAACATCTTTTGTTTTTCCACCGTTTAATAAAACATTCAATTTACCTTCAACTGATGGGTCCATTGGGTCGAAACAGAGGACAATTGATGCCTCAAGGTCACTTTCAACCAAGTTTTGGAATTCTTCATCTTCAATGGAAACGTTAATGGAGTTGTAGATACACTGGTTTGCATATCCTGCTTCTGTTGCCCTTCTTGCAGCAGCCATTCTTGCTTCTCCTGAGGTTGAGTCGAGTAACATTGGACCGTCCCAAACTTCAGCAACAAAGTCAATATAATTAACAAGAGCCTCTGGTGTTCCACCAAACACTTGCACTAATGCTGGGTTTCCTGTGACATCTTCCATTTCTGCCTGTTTGTTTATTAAATCCTCTGCTGCCTGCTTGTCAAAGATACCTTTTCTTTCATCCTCTACAATTTTGTGTCTTGCATAGAAGATTGTCCCTGCCAATGCTGTTGGATATTCTCCTGGCTGTCCTCCAATTTTTCTTCCAGCAATCTCAACTACCATTTGTTCTTTTTCAAATTTGAACATTATATATCACCCCAATCCACTTTATTTTATTTGAAGGAATATTGGCAATACTATATTGTAGAATACAGTTAAAAATATCATACCTAAAACTAAACCATAAACAATACCAACATCTCTTCCAACTTTTTTACCGGTTCTTTGATACAACTCTGCATTTGTATTTTCAACCATCTCTTCAATTTTATCAAGTTCCTCTTGTATTTTTTTGAAATCTTTTGTTGGTGTAACCACTGTAGGTATTTCAGCCATTCAATCACCCTATCAAGAATTTTAATACAATTGGGATGCCAATCAAAACAACAGCGAGTATTGAACCTATTGCAAACCCTCTAATAGATTCTGAATTTACACCTGATGTCAAACCAATATCCCTTGTCATCAAACCAACTTTATATTCTAAACCTTCAAGGAGTTTTCTACATGCTTCAAGGTCTGGTTCAACTACTGTCGGAATACCTTCTATCTCAAATCCTCCTTCTCCTTCTTCTCCTGCAGTGCCTCCACCTTCTAATTCCAAAACCATAGATTCTTCATCTATTGCACCAGGATCCTTTGAGATACACTCTTTTATAGCAGATGTTATCTTACCAGTATCTTCGCAGTCGATTAAGTCGACGATTTCAACGATTTGTCTTTGGAATCTCTCAACAGCGTCTTTACCAACGTTTTCTAAGAATGGAATTGCTCCTTTCGCTCCAATAATTCCCCCATCGTCTCCAATACCGTTTTCCCATAACGCTTTAAAGCATTGTCCTGTTATGTGTCCTTGAACTTCTGAACCACACAATACCATAAATCTAATGTTTGGATTTGATATGTAGTTTGCTACGACTTTCTCAATTCCCAAGTTTTCTGTGTGGCAAGGTCCTGCTATTGCAGCACCAGCATCTATACATGCTTGTTCTAAACCGTGGGAACCTAAAGTTACAACTGCAACACAACTTTCAGGGTTCCCCACGACATACTCTCCAGATACGATAGGCCATCCTGCTGCGGGGGATTTTTTATCTGCCATGTTTCAGCACCTCCAGGTTATAAACCTATTAAACTCAAGTTCATTTTAATTACCAATATCACTACTAACATAAGAATCGCAAGTGTTATCCAGAATCCAAAGAACATGCCTTTAAAAAGCCCTGCAATTTTATATACCCCATCCCTACCATCAAATGTTCTTAATGGTGGGTTTCTTGGGTCTAATGAGTTTTTAAGTGCTGTTGCCAATCTTTCCAATTTTTTAACTTCTTCTTCAACATGAGTTAAATCCACAACAAGAATATCTTTCCTCATCTCTGCCACAAGACCACTATCAACTTCCATAACCACATTAATCTCTGGACATATTCTAACAATTTCCATTTATACCACCTTACTCCTCTTCCTTCTTAGGCAGTTCTGGGGTGTAAAGGACACAGCATGCATCGTCTAATGACATCTTCACATATGTTCCATAAGCAACAGCCCAAAGTATTGCAGCAGTGATTGTTGAGACAATATCCAATTTAGCAATAGAGAAGACCAACCATGTTATTAAACCACATGCCACTGCAAGTGTTAAAGTTCTTTTATGGCTTTCGTTTGGTCCCAAACATGCGTTGAATGGGTGCAATATTGCCATACCTGCTCCAATAAATGCCAATGCAATAATTCCATTTTTAACAGCGTTGTCAATAAATATCTCTGCTGAGAATCCTCCTGCATAAGCAACACAGAATCCAAGGATTGCCAATGCCCCTGCAAGAGAGAGTTTTGTCATACTTTGAACCA harbors:
- a CDS encoding tetrahydromethanopterin S-methyltransferase subunit B, producing MEIVRICPEINVVMEVDSGLVAEMRKDILVVDLTHVEEEVKKLERLATALKNSLDPRNPPLRTFDGRDGVYKIAGLFKGMFFGFWITLAILMLVVILVIKMNLSLIGL
- the mtrA gene encoding tetrahydromethanopterin S-methyltransferase subunit A, which gives rise to MADKKSPAAGWPIVSGEYVVGNPESCVAVVTLGSHGLEQACIDAGAAIAGPCHTENLGIEKVVANYISNPNIRFMVLCGSEVQGHITGQCFKALWENGIGDDGGIIGAKGAIPFLENVGKDAVERFQRQIVEIVDLIDCEDTGKITSAIKECISKDPGAIDEESMVLELEGGGTAGEEGEGGFEIEGIPTVVEPDLEACRKLLEGLEYKVGLMTRDIGLTSGVNSESIRGFAIGSILAVVLIGIPIVLKFLIG
- the mtrH gene encoding tetrahydromethanopterin S-methyltransferase subunit H encodes the protein MFKFEKEQMVVEIAGRKIGGQPGEYPTALAGTIFYARHKIVEDERKGIFDKQAAEDLINKQAEMEDVTGNPALVQVFGGTPEALVNYIDFVAEVWDGPMLLDSTSGEARMAAARRATEAGYANQCIYNSINVSIEDEEFQNLVESDLEASIVLCFDPMDPSVEGKLNVLLNGGKTKDVGMLELAEKAGIKYPLIDVAVTPLGNGAGNAVRASFAVKAKLGMPVGSGIHNIPSAWDWLREFRKKLREEGLTQLSKDVHHVCDIGANIVQTMASGDFVLYGPIDNAQLTFPAIAMTDAVIAEAAKDLGINPIDTHPFNKLL
- a CDS encoding ATP-dependent helicase translates to MAIRRLKKEYSDEEIYAILEKPVKEWFKRKYKTFTPPQRYAVMEIHKKQNVLISSPTGSGKTLSAFLAAINELISLSINKKLEDKIYALYISPLRALNNDIEKNLKEPLKEIYEVAKELGVDLDEIRVGVRTSDTTSYQKSKMVKKPPHILITTPESLSIALNSPKFSEHLKSIKYVIVDEIHALTNKRGVHLSLSLERLNRIADFVRIGLSATVHPLEEVAKFLVGNERDCLIVDVNYLKDTEIKAISPVDDLIYTPSDEISKKLYQTLKELIEKHRTTLIFTNTRSATERVVYNLRNLGIKNIEAHHSSLSREHRLEVEEKLKKGELNAVISSTSLELGIDIGSIDLVVLLGSPKSVSRALQRIGRSGHRLHEKSRGIIVAFDRDDLVECTVLAHNARNRKIDKVHIPKNCLDVLCQHIVGMSLEKVWEIDEAYNLVRKAYPYKYLSKGDFLDVLNYLAKGMEEKSVYGKIWLKEGKFGKRGKSTRAIYYMNVGTIPDETSVAVYCNSKYIGEVEEEFAEKLMKGDIFVLGGKTYKYIGGRGNKINVKEAFGEKPTIPAWFSEQLPLSYDLALDIQKFRGEILWLSVEDIMGKYQVDEKTAKAIKNYIIEQDKYAVIPNNKQILIEHFVDEKRKYYVFHFLIGRRANDAISRAFAYHVSNLKKCNVRVSISDYGFALILPKNRKLTKNNMVELFNIDLEETLKKSLERAEILKRRFRHVATRGFMILRKYMGRKMSVNRQQFNAEMLIKYCRETNHPLYRETLREILEDVMDIENAKDFMKKVKNMRIYYRELPYPSPFAFNLIAMASSDVIVMEDKKKLIMEMHKKVMEFLKNKAGKNI
- the mtrG gene encoding tetrahydromethanopterin S-methyltransferase subunit MtrG, whose amino-acid sequence is MAEIPTVVTPTKDFKKIQEELDKIEEMVENTNAELYQRTGKKVGRDVGIVYGLVLGMIFLTVFYNIVLPIFLQIK
- the mtrC gene encoding tetrahydromethanopterin S-methyltransferase subunit MtrC — translated: MSHGGGGHAAELYPEDQILAVGAVLTIVGMYVAQYVPSLSMLIGGLLAVGACVAGANTTRKVAAYGLGTGVPSIGMISLGMGTTAALAGVLIPKVFGIPEVVAPILTAVIAIIVGFIVGRLTVNPVGMKIPIMVQSMTKLSLAGALAILGFCVAYAGGFSAEIFIDNAVKNGIIALAFIGAGMAILHPFNACLGPNESHKRTLTLAVACGLITWLVFSIAKLDIVSTITAAILWAVAYGTYVKMSLDDACCVLYTPELPKKEEE